Proteins co-encoded in one Falco rusticolus isolate bFalRus1 chromosome 14, bFalRus1.pri, whole genome shotgun sequence genomic window:
- the MED12 gene encoding mediator of RNA polymerase II transcription subunit 12 isoform X4, giving the protein MAAFGVLSYEHRPLKRPRLGPPDVYPQDPKQKEDELTALNVKQGFNNQPAVSGDEHGSAKNVNFNPAKISSNFSSIIAEKLRCNTLPDTGRRKPQVNQKDNFWLVTARSQSAINNWFTDLAGTKPLTHLAKKVPIFSKKEEVFGYLAKYTVPVMRAAWLIKMTCAYYAAITETKVKKRHVIDPFIEWTQIITKYLSEQLQKIAEFYRQLPGQGCGSPPGPVPQEVEQALKQWDYNEKLAMFMFQDGMLDRHEFLTWVLECFEKIRSGEDEFLKMLLPLLLRYSGEFVQSAYLSRRLAYFCTRRLAMQLDGAGGHPPHILSGQTGNALPSTPTPQPAAGNPPPSPFSDLLLCPQHRPVVYGLSCILQSIILCCPSALVWHYSLTDSRIKTGSPLDHLPIAPSNLPMPGGNSAFTQQVRAKLREIEQQIKERGQAVEVRWSFDKCQETTAGFTIGRVLHTLEVLDSHSFERSDFSNSLDSLYNRIFGLGPTKDSHEQISPDDDAVVALLCEWAVSYKRSGRHRAMVVAKLLEKRQAEIEAERCGDSEVVDEKGSISSGSLSAASAPVFQDVLMQFLDTQAPMLTDPGKENEKVEFFNLVLLFCELIRHDVFSHNIYMCTLISRGDLAMDSHGPRPPSPFDDPAEEHDRKETEGNSGIKLEDTGLSETMDIDHNSNMLFDDMEKTDFSMFSPPMHCESKASPSPEKPDPEKEAKPLLKDKSVEGMLASLYDQPRHIQYATHFPIPQEESCSHECNQRLVVLFGVGKQRDDARHTIKKITKDILKVLNRKSTAETGGEEGQKRKKSKPEAFPTAEDIFAKFQHLSHFDQHQVTSQVSRNVLEQITSFALGMSYHLPLVQHVQFIFDLMEYSLNISGLIDFAIQLLNELSVVEAELLLKSSDLVGSYTTSLCLCIVAVLRHYHSCLILNQDQMAQVFEGLCGVVKHGMNRSDGSSAERCILAYLYDLYTSCSHLKSKFGELFSDFCSKVKNTIYCNVEPSDSNMLWEPEFMIDTIENPSAHNFTYTNLGKSLNENPANRYSFVCNALMHVCVGHHDPDRVNDIAILCAELTGYCKSLSAEWLGVLKALCCSSNNGTCGFNDLLCNVDVSDLSFHDSLATFVAILIARQCLLLEDLIRCAAIPSLLNAACSEQDSEPGARLTCRILLHLFKTPQLNPCQQDGNKPTVGIRSSCDRHLLAASQNRIVDGAVFAVLKAVFVLGDAELKGSGFSHPGGVDDLMDDELGTRKAGSRVVTVETASLDIYAKYVLRSICQQEWVGERCLKSLCEDSNDLQDPVLSSTQAQRLMQLICYPHRLLDNEEGENPQRQRIKRILQNLDQWTMRQSSLELQLMIKQTANNEMNSLLENIAKATIEVFQQSAETSSASSAGNGVNSISGSASATPASNKSKPILSSLERSGVWLVAPLIAKLPTSVQGHVLKAAGEELEKGQHLGSSSRKERDRQKQKSMSLLSQQPFLSLVLTCLKGQDEQREGLLTSLYSQVQQIVTNWREDQYQDDCKAKQLMHEALKLRLNLVGGMFDTVQRSTQQTTEWAVLLLDIISSGTVDMQSNNELFTTVLDMLSVLINGTLAADMSSISQGSMEENKRAYMNLVKKLRKELGDRQSDSLEKVRQLLPLPKQTRDVITCEPQGSLIDTKGNKIAGFDSIFKKEGLQVSTKQKISPWDLFEGLKHSAPLSWGWFGTVRVDRKVSRFEEQQRLLLYHTHLKPKPRSYYLEPLPLPPEEEEPPTPVALEPEKKAAEPAKADKTSSNPATSTEERKKKQSKTKKRNQSASKTEDFVLGPSRGVSYGVGMPTDLLHHQSGSTMSRLAYGQSPVGLYAQNQPLPAGGPRLDTSYRPVRMPLGKLVQSRPPYSGVLPPGMGSMMGIDPSYKPAVYRQQPPVSQGQILRQQLQAKLQGQGIMGQQPVRQMAPTPSYGGLQPSQGYTPYVSHIGLQQHPSQSGTMVPPTYSGQPYQNSHPSSNPALVDPVRQMQQRPSGYVHQQAPGYGHSLSNTQRFPHQSIQQAPMMSGMNHLGPQGVPSGIRPSQILPDQQQQQYLRQQQQQQQQQQMLRQQQQQQQQQQQQQQQQQQPQPPQPQQQPQVSTVPQPQAQGQPPGLGMQALPPQQPIFQRQGLQQTQQQQQTAALVRQLQQQLSNTQTQQNNNPFGRY; this is encoded by the exons ATGGCGGCCTTCGGCGTCCTCAGCTACGAGCACCGCCCGCTCAAGCGCCCGCGCCTCGGCCCGCCCGACGTCTACCCGCAGGACCCCAAGCAGAAGGAG GATGAGCTGACTGCTCTGAACGTCAAGCAAGGCTTCAATAACCAGCCAGCGGTCTCTGGGGATGAGCATGGCAGTGccaaaaatgttaatttcaacCCAGCGAAG atcaGTTCAAATTTTAGCAGTATTATTGCAGAAAAGCTGCGGTGTAATACACTGCCCGACACTGGAAGACGGAAGCCCCAGGTGAATCAGAAGGATAACTTCTGGCTGGTGACAGCACGTTCTCAGAGTGCCATAAACAACTGGTTCACAGATCTGGCTGGAACTAAGCCCCTCACTCATCTTGCTAAGAAG GTGCCCATCTTTAGCAAGAAGGAAGAGGTCTTTGGTTATTTGGCAAAATACACTGTTCCAGTAATGAGAGCAGCCTGGCTCATCAAAATGACTTGTGCCTATTATGCTGCCATCACAGAAACCAAGGTGAAAAAGCGTCATGTCATTGATCCCTTCATTG aaTGGACACAGATCATCACCAAATACCTgtcagagcagctgcagaaaattgCGGAGTTCTATAGACAGCTCCCAGGGCAAGGCTGTGGTTCACCCCCTGGGCCAGTGCCCCAAGAGGTGGAACAAGCTTTGAAGCAGTGGGACTACAATGAGAAACTAGCTATGTTCATGTTCCAG GACGGCATGCTGGACCGGCATGAATTCCTGACGTGGGTCCTTGAGTGCTTTGAGAAGATACGGTCAGGAGAAGatgaatttctgaaaatgctgctgcccctgctgtTGCGG TACTCTGGAGAGTTTGTGCAATCTGCATACCTGTCCAGACGTCTGGCCTACTTCTGCACCCGCAGGCTTGCTATGCAGCTGGATGGTGCTGGTGGGCACCCACCCCACATCCTGTCTGGCCAGACAGGGAATGCTCTTCCTTCAACTCCCACccctcagccagctgcagggaatcctcctcccagccctttcAGTGACTTACTGCTGTGCCCTCAGCACCGGCCAGTGGTATATGGGCTTAGCTGCATCCTCCAG AGTATAATTTTGTGTTGCCCAAGTGCCCTTGTGTGGCATTACTCATTGACTGACAGCAGGATAAAGACCGGCTCTCCTCTGGACCACCTGCCTATAGCCCCATCCAACTTGCCCATGCCAGGAGGGAATTCAGCCTTTACACAGCAG GTACGGGCAAAGCTGCGTGAAATTGAGCAGCAGATAAAGGAACGTGGTCAGGCTGTGGAGGTTCGCTGGTCATTTGACAAGTGCCAGGAAACCACAGCAG GTTTCACTATCGGCCGTGTCTTGCACACTTTAGAAGTTCTGGACAGTCACAGCTTTGAAAGATCTGACTTCAGCAACTCTTTGGATTCCTTGTATAACAGGATATTTGGGCTGGGTCCAACCAAAGACAGTCATGAG CAGATCTCCCCCGATGATGATGCAGTGGTGGCCTTACTGTGCGAATGGGCTGTCAGTTATAAACGTTCTGGACGCCACAGGGCTATGGTTGTGGCCAAACTCTTGGAGAAGCGTCAAGCAGAGATAGAGGCTGAG aGATGTGGGGACTCTGAAGTTGTGGATGAGAAGGGCTCCATCTCCTCAGGCTCTCTCTCAGCAGCCAGCGCTCCTGTCTTTCAGGATGTCCTTATGCAGTTCCTTGACACTCAAGCTCCTATGCTAA CTGATcctgggaaggaaaatgagaaggtGGAGTTCTTTAACCTGGTGCTGCTGTTCTGTGAGCTAATCCGGCATGATGTCTTCTCTCACAACATCTACATGTGCACGCTCATCTCCCGGGGTGATCTTGCCATGGATTCTCATGGGCCTCGCCCGCCCTCACCCTTCGATGATCCTGCTGAAGAGCACGACAGGAAGGAGACAGAGGGAAACAGTGGCATCAAACTAGAG GACACAGGTCTTTCTGAAACCATGGACATTGACCACAACTCCAACATGCTCTTTGATGACATGGAGAAGACAGACTTTTCG ATGTTTTCTCCTCCAATGCATTGTGAATCTAAAGCCAGCCCTTCCCCTGAGAAACCAGATcctgaaaaggaagcaaagcctTTGCTGAAGGATAAATCTGTGGAAGGAATGTTAGCATCCCTGTATGACCAGCCTCGGCACATCCAGTATGCAACACACTTTCCTATTCCTCAG GAGGAGTCATGCAGCCACGAGTGTAACCAACGGTTGGTAGTTCTTTTTGGGGTTGGAAAACAACGGGACGATGCTCGGCATACGATCAAGAAAATAACCAAAGACATTCTAAAAGTCTTAAATAGAAAGAGCACTGCAGAGACAG GTGGAGAGGAAggtcagaagaggaaaaagagcaaGCCAGAAGCATTCCCAACAGCTGAAGATATATTTGCAAAGTTCCAGCACCTTTCTCACTTTGATCAGCACCAAGTCACATCTCAG GTATCTCGCAATGTCTTGGAACAGATCACCAGCTTTGCCTTGGGAATGTCATACCACTTGCCTCTGGTACAGCACGTGCAGTTCATATTTGACTTGATGGAGTATTCACTCAATATCAGTGGTCTTATCGACTTTGCCATCCAG TTGCTGAATGAACTGAGCGTGGTGGAGGCAGAACTGCTGTTGAAATCCTCCGACCTTGTTGGCAGCTACACCACCAGCTTGTGCCTGTGCATCGTGGCTGTGCTGCGGCACTACCACTCCTGCCTTATATTGAACCAGGACCAGATGGCTCAGGTCTTTGAAGG TCTGTGTGGGGTGGTGAAACATGGCATGAACCGCTCGGATGGGTCCTCAGCGGAGCGCTGTATCCTGGCCTATCTCTATGACCTGTATACATCCTGCAGTCACCTCAAAAGTAAATTTGGGGAGCTCTTCAG TGACTTCTGCTCCAAGGTGAAGAACACAATCTACTGCAATGTTGAGCCATCTGACTCCAATATGCTATGGGAACCAGAGTTCATGATTGATACTATTGAAAATCCATCTGCACATAACTTTACATACACCAACCTGGGAAAGAGCCTCAATGAAAACCCAGCCAACCGTTACAGTTTTGTCTGTAATGCACTTATGCATGTATGTGTGGGACACCACGATCCAGACAG GGTGAACGACATTGCTATCCTGTGTGCTGAGCTAACTGGCTACTGCAAGTCTCTAAGCGCCGAGTGGCTGGGTGTGCTCAAAGCTTTGTGCTGTTCCTCCAATAATGGGACCTGTGGCTTCAATGACCTCCTCTGCAATGTTGAT GTCAGTGACTTATCTTTCCATGATTCCTTGGCCACCTTTGTTGCCATTCTCATTGCCCGGCAGTGCTTGCTGCTGGAGGACCTGATTCGCTGTGCTGCTATCCCCTCACTCCTCAATGCTG CCTGCAGTGAACAGGACTCAGAACCGGGAGCACGTCTGACCTGCCGGATTTTACTCCATCTGTTTAAGACTCCACAGCTGAACCCATGCCAGCAAGATGGCA ACAAACCCACGGTGGGAATCCGCTCTTCCTGTGACCGTCACTTACTGGCAGCTTCCCAAAATCGTATTGTGGATGGAGCGGTCTTTGCAGTGCTGAAGGCTGTCTTTGTTCTGG GAGATGCAGAACTGAAAGGCTCTGGCTTTTCCCACCCTGGAGGTGTTGACGATCTCATGGATGATGAGCTGGGCACCAGGAAGGCCGGTAGTCGGGTAGTAACTGTAGAAACGGCTAGTTTGGATATTTATGCCAAGTATGTGCTGAGGAGTATATGTCAACAG GAGTGGGTAGGTGAGCGATGCCTGAAGTCCCTCTGCGAAGACAGCAATGACTTGCAGGATCCTGTCCTGAGCAGCACTCAAGCCCAGAGGCTGATGCAGCTGATTTGCTATCCACACCGGCTGCTGGACaatgaggaaggagaaaatccTCAGCGGCAGAGGATCAAACGCATCTTACAG aATCTGGACCAGTGGACCATGAGGCAGTCCTcgctggagctgcagctcatGATTAAGCAGACAGCAAACAAC GAGATGAACTCCTTGTTAGAAAATATAGCCAAGGCCACCATTGAAGTATTCCAGCAGTCAGCAGAGACCAGCTCTGCTAGCTCTGCTGGCAATGGAGTCAACAGTATCAGTGGCTCAGCAAGTGCTACACCTGCCAGCAACAAATCCAAACCCATCCTCAG CTCCCTGGAGAGATCAGGAGTGTGGCTGGTGGCCCCTCTGATTGCCAAGCTTCCAACATCAGTTCAGGGCCACGTGCTgaaagctgctggagaagaacTAGAGAAAGGACAACACCTGGGGTCATCGTCCCGCAAAGAGCGGGACCGCCAGAAGCAGAAGAG CATGTCCCTCCTGAGCCAGCAGCCATTTCTGTCGCTGGTGCTAACATGCTTGAAAGGACAGGATGAGCAGCGGGAAGGCCTCCTCACCTCTCTGTACAGTCAGGTGCAGCAG ATTGTTACCAATTGGCGGGAAGATCAGTACCAAGATGACTGCAAAGCCAAGCAGCTGATGCATGAGGCCCTGAAACTACGGCTGAATTTG GTGGGGGGAATGTTTGACACAGTTCAACGCAGTACACAGCAGACAACTGAGTGGGCTGTGCTTCTCCTGGACATCATCAGCAGTGGCACCGTGGACATGCAGTCAAACAA TGAGCTCTTCACCACAGTGTTGGACATGCTGAGTGTTCTCATCAATGGCACCCTGGCTGCTGATATGTCCAGCATTTCTCAGGGCAGCATGGAGGAGAACAAGCGGGCATACATGAATCTTGTCAAGAAACTCAGG AAAGAGCTGGGGGACCGGCAGTCTGACAGCCTGGAGAAGGTGCGACAGCTACTGCCGCTTCCCAAGCAGACCCGAGATGTCATCACCTGTGAACCTCAGGGATCCCTCATTGACACCAAAGGCAATAAAATAGCTGGATTTGACTCCATCTTCAAGAAGGAG GGTCTGCAAGTCTCTACAAAGCAGAAGATTTCCCCTTGGGATCTGTTTGAGGGCTTAAAGCACTCAGCTCCCCTCTCCTGGGGATGGTTTGGGACAGTCCGAGTGGATCGCAAGGTGTCTAGAtttgaggagcagcagaggcttCTTCTGTACCACACACACTTGAAACCCAAGCCCCGCAGTTACTACCTGGAGCCGTTGCCACTGCCCCCTGAAGAGGAAGAGCCTCCTACACCTGTGGCTTTAGAGCCAGAGAAGAAAGCTGCGGAACCAGCCAAGGCTGATAAAACAAGCTCCAACCCTGCCACCTCTACTGAGGAACGcaagaagaaacagagcaaaaccaagaaaCGTAACCAATCTGCCAGCAAAACTGAG GATTTTGTGTTGGGTCCTAGCCGAGGGGTTTCGTACGGAGTTGGTATGCCTACAGATCTCTTGCATCACCAGTCAGGAAGCACTATGTCGAGGCTGGCTTATGGGCAATCACCAGTGGGTCTCTACGCTCAGAATCAGCCTCTTCCAGCAG GTGGCCCTCGTCTGGATACATCCTACAGGCCTGTACGCATGCCACTGGGGAAACTTGTTCAGAGTCGTCCTCCCTATAGTGGTGTGCTGCCTCCGGGGATGGGGAGCATGATGGGCATTGACCCCTCTTACAAGCCAGCAGTATACAGACAGCAGCCTCCAGTGTCCCAGGGACAGATACTGAGGCAGCAGCTTCAAGCAAAGTTG CAAGGCCAAGGCATAATGGGACAGCAGCCTGTGCGCCAGATGGCTCCAACCCCATCCTACGGAGGACTGCAGCCCTCCCAG ggTTACACACCTTACGTCTCCCACATAGGCCTTCAGCAGCACCCTTCCCAGTCAGGCACGATGGTACCTCCTACCTATTCTGGCCAGCCCTATCAGAATTCCCACCCGAGCTCTAATCCTGCCCTGGTGGATCCTGTTAGGCAGATGCAGCAGAGACCAAGTGGCTACGTACACCAGCAGGCCCCTGGCTACGGGCACAGCTTGAGTAACACACAGAG GTTTCCTCACCAGTCAATACAGCAGGCCCCCATGATGAGTGGGATGAACCATTTGGGTCCACAAGGAGTCCCCTCGGGAATTCGACCCAGCCAGATACTGCctgaccagcagcagcagcagtacctgaggcaacagcagcagcagcagcagcagcagcagatgctgagg